From the Papaver somniferum cultivar HN1 chromosome 2, ASM357369v1, whole genome shotgun sequence genome, the window ccgcgccaaggcatgccatgccatatgtgccaatggcatgccaaccaacttgtcgcgccataccatgccggccttctctcgaatctaaagtactcccttgcagtacattgtttagtgtttaaattcgtttctcacccacacacccgaaattaccaaaatcaacagaaaccgttttcaccctcaaacaacggtATAATCAGGGTCACGGACTTGTCTCGGtaacattctgattgtgagagaaagatatACAAAAAGTTGGTggagtattttggtacccccacgttttcactATGGATATTCGGCAAATACATATTTCTGGACTTatcgtgttgtactcttttcccttcgtcaaggtttcaTCCCACTGAATTTTTTCCCTTGTCAAccttttaacgaggcaacatatgatTCCAACAATGTTCAAAGTTTTCTTAATGTTATACTTTTTTTCCTTAGTTTAGGTTTTGTCCCTTAGGATTTTTCTGgcgaggttttaatgaggcaattgacgTAGATGCAATGGTCATCGAGGAGAGAAACTAGATCGGAAGAACTATAATTGAATCGGTCCATCTGAAGCATTATATGTGAAGTACCACATATGAAGCACTATTATTGAACCACACAAGCCTTTGGTCCATGTATGCGGCCCATCTATATATAATCAAAGGTTTACACCCTATTAACCTATATATGTATTTCATACATAATGAGTAAATTCTCTTTCTCTTGCCAATCCATACTACAACAGATCTAAAGTGAAAATTGGTTAAAAGATAGAAAAGTTTCGAACTTTTGATATGTTTTGAGAGAAATGAAAATAAATCATGAGTACTAGATTTAGTATGAGATTTCAATACAAGGTAATAATAGTTTCAAGTTTCAACCAATAGTTGGGCCATAAAATCTGAGTAGACCTCAAGTTAGCCTGTAAAAAGTGCGACTGTCATTTAACAATTTCTCATCACCAAAGGATTCTTTTTAGTCGTCCAATTATTGCATTATACGCCCTTCGTTCCTAATTAATAAgaaggttttgtttttagagaaaattaaagaaattaagagaactaatcattgaaaatggtcctcatgacacttgtcaataaaagaagcgAAGTGAAATGATCCCCATGACACTTATAAGCAAAAGaagtaagtgaaatggtccacatgacacttgtcatcaaaagaagttaagagaaaaatggtcccagaaaactaaagtaacatttgactttcccaattaagaaaccagcctattttttttgaaacagctatttatagaaaccagcctattatttaagAACGGAAGGAGTATATAAATTCGTTCAATTATTCAATCACACAATCACTCTGCTGGACCTCTAGATAACAGAGTCCACGTGGTAATAGCACCGCAAGGTTTGGCAAattgttgtctcacacaaatttgCAAATTACCGTTAAACCTCTATAATTTAATAGCCTTGGGaactaaattttattaatttaaagagagattaaattatcgataaattaataatttattattttaaagataaattaataatatattaatttagaGAATATTTTCTATTCATAACGTTAATAAATTGAATGACTCCGGGTTTTGACTCTCGGAGACCACTTGACATTACGAACTATTAGAAATTAAATGCAATtagatttgaacttcaaataaaaACAAGCAACTATTGATTCATATGATCCTAAAGTTTATTATGTATAAAGAACTTTTcaaattttttattaataattattaatttatataatatttggaACTTGCATCGTACTCTTTTTCGTAAACATATCATCATCATAAAAGACAACTCGGGATTTTCGAAGGTTATAAGCTGCAGGGTCTGATTTTTAGTGCTTACTTTTGCATTCAGATTTTAATTTCGCTCAAAACAGATCGAATATAGAAATTTATGCATCAACGAAAACTAGCCACAATGCAGACATGTAACCAATGGGAAATTTTCTGATTTCGAATCGATTCTGGAGTCCAAGTTCTCTACACTGACAAATTGCGGGGTAAAAAACCAAAAGTTAGTGATACAAGATTTGAGGTCCTATTTTGCTAATTATCATTTCCGCTCTAGATATGCTTCTAGTGTCACTAAAATTCCGATAAGAAATCATCATTTCGAGGATGACTTAGcgctctttttatttatttttgataaagataAGGATGACGAAAATGGATGGTGACGCTCATTGCAGAGATAGGGGGAGACTAGAATAAGGACCTTGATGGTTGACAATTTTAGGTACTCGAGTGTGTTGACTATTCCCTGAAATGTGGTGGTGGTTTGACTAATTAATAATTAACAATTGCTTAGAATATCTAATTTAATCTTCTTATGCAAAATGAGAAAGGTAGCTTAAAATCCATTTAACTAATATCAGAGATTAgatttttaaaattgaaaaagacGAATGTGCACCCTGATTTTCGGAGAGTGTAGTGCATCCAAAAGAGTACTCAAGGTTATATTTAAAAGTCGAGTGTTTAGCATGGGCCTTGTAAGTACAATTTTCCAGCAGCTACTCCAGGCGTCAGCGATCTTTGgatcttgattcaatacttataAGCAATAGAAAAGAGCATGGCACAGAGATTTTTATATTAATTTACTATTACATTTCATTACGTTGTGGTTGGAGCAATGAAAGCAAGGAGCAACCAGAGTTACATAGGCAAAGGCAAGTCACCAAACCAAAGCGGGGGATAAGCAAGGCAATAAGTCTTTGTTTTAAGGAttgttgttcaaaaaaaaaagaaaaaaggagcaACATGTTAGTATTAAAAGCCTACATTAACATATGGAGCGCGATTAAAGCCGAAGCAACTTACTAGGCTACAACGATATACAATACAACAATACCTTAGATGCTGACTTATTAAGCTAAGGACAAAATAGTAACTATCTTAGAAAATGAGCTTGATCGctgaaatcaagaaaaaaaaaaacactctcTATTTTCTCACTGAGCTTCATTACTCTTTAATGGAGTTCCAACAACTACATAATGAAAACAATAACAGTAAAACTAACCCATGGATGTGAGCTTTATGCCAACCACGTAAAAATCTGAGTCATGCTCTTCATTAGCTCTTTTGTATTAGACCTATTGTTGAATATTACCTTTTCAATATGAACAATGACTCAACTGCTAATACAGGGTCACTAGTACCTTTTCATAGAGGGACGTAAACCGTCAAAAATTGAATACTCCCCAAACATCACGCTATAGTAGCAACCCTATCTAAGATTATGATCATCGGGAATAACATCAGCCAAAACAAGCTTTACATATCATGTTAGGTATCCACATCACCTTCGGGGAGTTCAATTTCGTCTACATCATCAGTTGCAGCATCGTCGTCATCACCATCAGAAGCCGCTTCATCTATATCTGTTAATTAGTTAAAGAAGAGAACATATAAGACCGataaaacaaaaagcaaaaaatcaAATAGACCTAAAAATAGGATTCGAATTTAAACTATCATGCAAACAACAATGTCTAGGTTTTTATACAAACTTGTACAGAGCGCTTAAAATTCAACATTCCTGGAAAACAAATCCAAGCATACATGTGCCTTTGCGGTAATCATGTTTACCCTTATCCTGTACTTGGCACACAATATCCTAGCGTACAAGCACTTTTCCAAAGCATGTTTGTTAaagatttttgttcttttttttaagatttttgttcAGCCAAAGGAACACGAGCACATTTAGATTTCACACTTTGATGCCATCTAACCTTGAAGCAtttttttaacacaaaaagttcTATCAGTTACTTAGCAGCTGAAGCCCAAAGTTCTTCTACCGGCAGTAGATCATCCGTCTGAAACATGTTTTACATACTAATACTAATTGCCTTATTGACGTGACATTGTAACTTGCAAGATGCTTCTCAAGATATTCTCTGCTTTTCTGTTACATTTTAATTTGTCACTGAAGGAAAGCCTAGGTTCTTAACAAACCCCAAACAGCAGTTTGTTACCACTATTTctaaatatatttattttcttttctatgtTTCAACAGGTAAGCATAACATGTTTCTTACAAAATCCACGCCAGACCAGCTCTGGGCTAGGATTAGTTAACACTGGGTGAAAAGGGTTTTCCCAAGTGGCAACATAATTCCCCCTTGTTGAAATATCAGAATCCATGATTCCACTTCAACAATTACAACTTGATATGTATAAGCACCACAATCACCTCAAAATATCAATATAAATAAGAGAACgttcaaaaatgaaaatcaaaCGAAGAGATACAGCACAGTAACCGTCTAGTACAGATATTGCTAAACGATAGAAGAATACTTACTTTTTGAGCTATAGGGCATAGGACTATGTTTTGATTCTGCAGCAGCATCAAGAAGATATGGAAGTTCTAAAAGCTGCAATAGAGATGCTGTTTGCGGGTTTCTCGATTGCCCTGCAAAACAGAAAAAGACACTTACAATATGTACAAAAGGAATATGCACTATATATGCCTTTGTTTAAAACGACGACACTAACATCACCATGGTATTATTTAATTAATAATGGTAACTTGAAAAGAAATATTAAGCAACTACAACAACTTCAGGAATAATACAAACAAGATTTAGGGAAACAGAACAATATAGTTCTACTAGTTACTAAAATGGCAACCAAACTTCAGGAAGGTATGCTACGTGAAATATGGGATCTCATCTTGGTGTTTATCAAGATTTACTAATTGTGGAGTAGATTTATGCTACGGGAACTTCAAAAATATACCAAAACTGTGTCGTCTGCATACACATAACACTGAGCACTAGCTTTAAAGGATGAAGAGAAAACTTTCTCTTTTGATCAAATTAACTACGACATACAATAACCTTTATTTTCATACCAGATCTCGAAACATTACCAGAACAGGAAGCCCTCGACATTGAGTGGTTGGGATTGTAGGGAGGCACAGTCTGCACAAAATCAAAAGGCTTCGGGCCTCTAGTTGCCAGCTTACTCTTAACCCACTCGCGATCTTGCTTGTCAAGCTGTACACTCCTATATTCAAACAGAAAGTCAGACAAATCTAAACTACGATTTCAACTGCAAGCATAAAAACACAGAGGCAAACAAATAGAGAAGTCCTTAAAGTATGTTTTACAAGATACACACCCCAACCATGTGGTATTTCTGGTCAAAGGAAAGATGGAATTGAATTTCCTTGTAATTGCAAGCCATTCTTCATCATACTGAATCTCATAGGGTCCAGGCTCTGATGGAATATCCACAATCTGAAGAACAAAGCAACaccagaaaatgaaaaatataagattatgtcttacataaaaattaaaactaaagtGTTAAACACGTGAGCATAGGAAGGTATACCTGCAAAAATTTGCGACCTGGGAGACACTTATCAAGTGCAAGAAACTTTGTAACTGGACCACTCTCCCCATGCTGGACCGATGCTGCAAATTTGCAATGCAGATGAGCAGAAAACCAGTAAGGAGGCTTCAATTTCTCCATCAGATCTGCAGCGGCTTTACTTCCCAAGGTTTTATCCTGAATCTGCACAAAATACAAAGCAATCATTGTGCCGCCAGAACTAACTGAATGCGCGAACTTGTGCCGACA encodes:
- the LOC113347403 gene encoding lariat debranching enzyme-like yields the protein MKIAVEGCMHGDLDNVYATLLHLEKVENTKIDLLICCGDFQAVRNEKDLESLNVKPKYKTMNSFWKYYSGQEVAPFPTIFIGGNHEASNYLWELYYGGWTAPNIYFLGFAGVIKFGTVRIGGLSGIYNARHYHLGHYERPPYNESDIRSIYHVREYDVYKLMQVEEPIDIFLSHDWPVGITDYGDWKQLVRFKPYFEQEIQDKTLGSKAAADLMEKLKPPYWFSAHLHCKFAASVQHGESGPVTKFLALDKCLPGRKFLQIVDIPSEPGPYEIQYDEEWLAITRKFNSIFPLTRNTTWLGSVQLDKQDREWVKSKLATRGPKPFDFVQTVPPYNPNHSMSRASCSGQSRNPQTASLLQLLELPYLLDAAAESKHSPMPYSSKNIDEAASDGDDDDAATDDVDEIELPEGDVDT